In the genome of Flavobacteriales bacterium, one region contains:
- a CDS encoding tetratricopeptide repeat protein — protein sequence MNAGGKYWLLLTGTIVLMGACSAPKHAQNTTLPQRKTELDESEQIKVTRLFYTAAKEKMLGNLDIAAKLYNQCIQTDPTNDAALYELASIYNSTGRYEDALMFARKAAALDPDNKWYQMLLADVNINNRLYEDAIAVYRRLITKYPDNLEYAYDLAASQTTAGKLQDAINTYQDIESKIGLQEEIVVQKERLYLRLGKVEEAINELKKLIAENPKEPRYYGMLAELYFANDRADEALKEFERLKQIDPDNAMVHFSLADYYRSIGEKEKSFNELKTAFAQEAADVDTKIKILLSFYSASQSYPELTEEALELSEIMTKAHPKEPKAFAMRGDFLYREKKLPEARDAYRKAIELDNERYAVWNQLLLIESELEDFNAMASESKEALALFPNQPFIYLLNGIANIQVKQYQEAVDVLKAGMDFAIDDPAMQAQFYSNLGDAYHNLKNNQESDQSYDNALQLEPKNVYVLNNYSYYLSLRGDSLQKAEAMSKKSNELEPDNSSFEDTYGWILFRLERYKEAEKWLKKAISGNDMKNAVQLEHYGDVLFKLGREEEAVEYWDKAKSVGKGSEWLDKKIADRKFYDQ from the coding sequence ATGAACGCAGGCGGCAAATACTGGCTCCTCTTAACCGGAACCATCGTGCTGATGGGTGCATGTTCAGCGCCCAAACACGCCCAGAATACCACTCTACCCCAACGGAAGACGGAACTGGACGAAAGTGAACAGATCAAAGTTACCCGGTTGTTCTATACAGCCGCCAAAGAAAAAATGCTGGGCAACCTGGACATAGCCGCCAAACTTTACAACCAGTGTATCCAGACAGACCCGACCAACGATGCCGCATTGTATGAGTTGGCGTCTATTTACAACAGCACCGGACGGTATGAAGATGCCCTGATGTTCGCGCGCAAAGCCGCCGCACTGGATCCCGATAACAAATGGTACCAGATGCTCCTGGCAGATGTGAACATCAACAACCGCTTGTATGAAGACGCCATCGCCGTATACCGCCGACTGATCACCAAATATCCTGACAACCTGGAATACGCCTACGACCTGGCGGCCAGCCAAACCACCGCAGGCAAACTTCAGGATGCCATCAATACCTACCAGGATATTGAAAGCAAGATCGGATTGCAGGAAGAAATTGTGGTGCAAAAGGAACGCTTGTACCTCCGGCTGGGAAAGGTGGAAGAAGCCATCAATGAACTGAAGAAGCTGATTGCCGAGAACCCGAAAGAACCCCGATACTATGGGATGCTGGCAGAACTCTATTTCGCCAACGACCGGGCGGATGAAGCCCTGAAGGAATTCGAGCGCCTCAAGCAAATTGACCCCGACAATGCCATGGTGCATTTTTCATTGGCCGACTATTACAGATCCATAGGTGAAAAAGAAAAATCGTTCAATGAACTGAAAACAGCCTTCGCACAGGAAGCCGCAGATGTGGATACCAAGATCAAGATCCTTCTGTCATTCTACAGCGCTTCCCAGAGTTATCCGGAGCTCACCGAAGAGGCCCTAGAATTGTCGGAAATCATGACCAAGGCACATCCCAAAGAACCGAAAGCATTTGCCATGCGTGGGGATTTCCTGTACCGTGAAAAGAAACTCCCCGAAGCCAGGGACGCGTATCGCAAGGCCATCGAACTGGATAACGAACGCTATGCTGTATGGAACCAGTTGCTGCTGATCGAGTCAGAGCTGGAAGACTTCAATGCCATGGCCAGCGAAAGCAAAGAAGCCCTTGCACTTTTCCCGAACCAACCGTTTATCTACCTGCTTAACGGCATCGCCAATATACAGGTCAAGCAATACCAGGAAGCGGTGGATGTGCTGAAAGCCGGAATGGATTTTGCCATCGACGATCCCGCCATGCAGGCCCAGTTCTACTCCAATCTTGGAGATGCCTATCACAACCTGAAAAACAACCAGGAATCCGATCAAAGCTACGACAACGCCCTGCAACTGGAACCGAAGAACGTGTATGTGCTGAACAATTACAGTTATTATCTCTCCCTCCGCGGCGACAGCCTGCAAAAGGCCGAAGCCATGTCAAAAAAATCCAATGAACTGGAGCCCGACAATTCATCCTTCGAGGATACTTACGGTTGGATTCTGTTCAGGTTGGAACGCTACAAAGAAGCTGAAAAATGGCTGAAGAAGGCCATCTCCGGCAACGACATGAAAAATGCGGTCCAGCTGGAGCACTACGGAGACGTGTTGTTTAAATTGGGCAGAGAAGAAGAAGCTGTTGAATACTGGGATAAGGCTAAATCTGTTGGCAAGGGCTCTGAATGGCTGGACAAAAAAATTGCCGACCGTAAATTTTACGATCAGTGA
- a CDS encoding DUF4292 domain-containing protein, with translation MIESIPMVVRGMSNSGLKKGAKILLLVSVCIASACRAPQKKKTLPDLVEDKSPVFLFEQIRKNQLDYTWFSSKISAHAEVGKTTHSFSASIRCRKDSVIWMSITSMLGIEVLRLYITPDSVKYINRLASDDSRYFEGDFSAIRRLLKLDMDVDYPFIQAALTGNYTSENPDSVFKATTHPKFYNLGTVNRHRLKKTMGNEEEFSIVKQDIRIEPEHFRIIRLVLNDLTLNRKFETRYDDFTEIEGQWFPSTMEVEIHATDKSKVRITHSKITLNKPQRFPFKQPDE, from the coding sequence GTGATTGAAAGTATACCGATGGTCGTCCGCGGGATGTCCAACTCCGGCCTGAAGAAAGGTGCTAAAATTCTCTTGTTGGTTTCCGTTTGTATCGCATCCGCCTGCCGGGCGCCGCAAAAGAAAAAAACCTTACCCGATCTAGTTGAAGACAAAAGCCCGGTTTTCCTCTTTGAACAGATTCGTAAGAATCAGTTGGACTACACCTGGTTCAGCAGCAAGATTTCAGCCCATGCCGAGGTCGGCAAAACCACCCATAGTTTTAGTGCCTCCATCCGTTGCCGCAAAGACAGCGTCATCTGGATGTCCATTACCAGCATGCTGGGAATCGAAGTGCTGCGCTTGTACATTACACCCGATTCGGTCAAATACATCAATCGCCTGGCCAGCGATGACTCACGCTATTTTGAAGGTGATTTTTCGGCCATTCGCCGGCTGCTCAAACTTGATATGGACGTAGACTATCCCTTCATACAAGCCGCGCTTACGGGCAACTACACTTCCGAGAACCCCGACTCGGTTTTCAAAGCCACAACACATCCCAAGTTCTACAACCTTGGGACCGTGAACCGGCACCGACTGAAAAAAACCATGGGCAATGAAGAGGAATTCAGCATCGTAAAACAAGACATCCGCATTGAACCCGAACATTTCCGGATCATCCGGCTGGTGCTGAATGATCTGACCCTCAACCGCAAATTTGAAACCCGCTATGACGATTTCACCGAGATAGAAGGTCAGTGGTTTCCATCCACCATGGAGGTTGAAATCCACGCCACCGATAAATCCAAGGTGCGGATCACCCACTCGAAAATCACCCTGAATAAACCCCAACGCTTTCCATTCAAGCAACCCGACGAATGA
- a CDS encoding peptidoglycan DD-metalloendopeptidase family protein, which translates to MSWQRFIYLIAIPLMFLPTRSGAQEKKEKLQEEKLKLEKNIAYQKKLLKNTRESKEITLFEYAIRSRKITSHKQLVALIRREIRMLDDDIIETTAIIESLENDLASLKEEYGAIIRNAYKNRNRSERLLFIFSSEDFYQAYRRVRYLQQYNEYKRKQAQLIIDTQKTLEQKIRELEAKKQEKKGLLGEEEKQKQSLEVEQQEQARNLTELQKKEKQLRDDIKDKEQEMKKLQKAIDDIIAAEIKERNRFSLTPEAQRMSDNFEKNKGKLPWPLLEGEISSTFGEHVHPVLGIKTYNNGVDLVTEKGAKARAVFDGIVTAVITVPGSGKAVLIRHGLYLSVYSKLEEVYVQKGDEVKTKQEIGLIIYNKEEGKTELHFEIRKAMQGGSEKLNPTSWLYPM; encoded by the coding sequence ATGAGTTGGCAACGTTTCATATATCTTATTGCCATCCCCCTGATGTTCCTGCCCACGCGGTCAGGAGCCCAGGAAAAGAAGGAGAAGCTGCAGGAAGAAAAACTGAAGCTTGAAAAAAACATTGCCTACCAGAAAAAACTGCTGAAGAACACCCGGGAAAGCAAAGAAATCACTTTGTTCGAATACGCGATCCGTTCACGTAAAATCACCAGCCACAAACAACTGGTGGCATTGATCCGGCGCGAGATCAGGATGCTGGATGATGACATCATCGAAACAACCGCCATCATCGAATCCCTGGAAAACGATCTTGCCAGCCTGAAAGAAGAGTACGGGGCCATCATCCGGAATGCCTATAAAAACCGAAATCGTTCCGAACGCCTGCTGTTCATCTTTTCCTCGGAAGACTTCTACCAGGCATACAGGCGCGTCCGGTACCTCCAGCAATACAATGAATACAAGCGCAAACAAGCCCAGCTGATCATCGATACCCAGAAAACCCTGGAACAAAAAATCCGGGAACTGGAAGCCAAGAAACAGGAAAAGAAAGGCCTGCTCGGAGAGGAAGAAAAACAAAAGCAATCCCTCGAAGTGGAACAGCAGGAGCAGGCACGCAACCTGACGGAACTTCAGAAGAAAGAGAAACAGCTCCGTGACGACATCAAGGACAAGGAGCAGGAAATGAAAAAACTCCAGAAAGCCATTGATGATATCATTGCCGCTGAGATCAAGGAGCGCAATCGTTTCAGCCTCACCCCCGAGGCCCAACGCATGTCAGATAACTTTGAAAAGAACAAAGGAAAACTACCATGGCCCCTCCTGGAAGGTGAGATCAGCAGTACTTTCGGGGAGCATGTTCACCCGGTTCTGGGTATCAAAACCTACAACAATGGTGTAGATCTGGTGACCGAAAAGGGGGCCAAAGCCAGGGCCGTATTTGATGGTATCGTTACAGCCGTAATCACCGTTCCCGGTTCGGGCAAAGCGGTTCTCATCCGGCACGGCCTTTACCTGAGCGTGTACTCAAAACTGGAAGAGGTTTATGTGCAGAAAGGGGATGAAGTGAAAACCAAGCAGGAGATCGGACTGATCATTTACAACAAGGAAGAAGGTAAAACCGAATTGCACTTCGAGATACGCAAGGCCATGCAGGGAGGATCAGAGAAGCTGAACCCCACCAGCTGGCTGTACCCCATGTAA